TTTTCAACAGTGCGGTGGCATTGATTGTCGCCCGGTTTCGATTGAGATTACCTACGGGCTAGAACGCCTCGCGATGTATCTCCAAGAAGTTGATGCGATGACTAAAATTCTGTGGAAAGATGGTGTAACTTACGGGGATGTTTTCCTGCAAGGGGAAATAGAACAGTGTACTTATAACTTTGAAGCTTCTAATCCTGAATTGCTGTTTACTTTGTTTGGATTGTACCAGCAAGAAGCGGAGCAATTAACACAAAAAGGTTTGGTTTTGCCGAGTCTTGATTATGTCCTCAAATGTTCTCATACTTTTAATTTGCTGGATGCTAGAGGTGTGATTTCGGTAACGGAAAGAACTCGCTATATTACCAAGATTCGGAATTTGGCGCGGCGTGTTGCTCAGCTTTATTTGGAACAGCGCGAACATCTGGGTTTTCCTTTGGATAAAGCTGTGAAGGTTTGACAAAGAACTTCCGTTTGTAGTGAGGACTTCAGTCCTTTGCTATTTCGCATTTAAATTGCATATCTTCGGCGTCAGACCAGCGGCTTACTCATGGGTGGATTGTTGCTTGATATCATGTCCGGTGGATTGACCACAATAAGATTGGTTTGTAGTGCGGACTTCAGTCCGCAGCATTATGCGGACTGAAGTCCGCACTACGAACCTTTTTTGTTATGGTAATCGACCGGGCATGATATGAGAGATAATTTAAATGCTGGTTAGCTTGGTAGTTTTATTAGGACTGAATTCCTCACTACAAATCAATGGGTAAAGTTCGGATTGTGCACCTTACAAATCAATCTAGCGGACTTAATATGAATGCCTAATTATTCGGAAAATCATACAGAGACAACTGCTCAATTGCGAGTTGATGGTGTAAGTGTGAAAACACCGATCGCCTCTAGCTACTTATTGGACAATATCTCGTTTCAGGTACAAAAGGGCGATCGCGTGGCGATTGTCGGCCCTTCGGGGG
This DNA window, taken from Microcoleus sp. bin38.metabat.b11b12b14.051, encodes the following:
- the glyQ gene encoding glycine--tRNA ligase subunit alpha produces the protein MNFQSVIATLNKFWSDRGCLIAQSYDTEKGAGTMNPHTFLRAIGPEPWSVAYVEPCRRPTDGRYGENPNRFQHYYQYQVLIKPSPPNIQEVYLDSLRALGIRPEDHDIRFVEDNWESPTLGAWGVGWEVWLDGMEITQFTYFQQCGGIDCRPVSIEITYGLERLAMYLQEVDAMTKILWKDGVTYGDVFLQGEIEQCTYNFEASNPELLFTLFGLYQQEAEQLTQKGLVLPSLDYVLKCSHTFNLLDARGVISVTERTRYITKIRNLARRVAQLYLEQREHLGFPLDKAVKV